The Schistocerca gregaria isolate iqSchGreg1 chromosome 2, iqSchGreg1.2, whole genome shotgun sequence genome contains the following window.
TAACTCCATCCAGCAGTATTAATCAGTGATGAAGGTGGAAGTAATGCTGCAATGGGTTGGAGCCCCAAATGGGAATGCGATCCAGCCAGCCATGTTGTACGTGTCACTATACCGCCTATAAGATGGAGTCCTTGGCCATGGCCAAACCCACATGAGCCCCTGTGATGAGAAAAGCATCCACTGCCTGTTGAGCCTGTTTGTCCAACTGGAAGCACAAGATCTCATCTTCATCAAATTCTGGGTCAGGGGTCATTGGGAAATAAGTCAGGATGTCCACACTGGCATGTTGAATGGTATTTCATAATTGTACCTGCAGAGAAAGAGTGCTCAATGCTGGAGTTGGAGGGCAGGCCTCTTCGGTAGCTTTGCTGCAGGACCAAAGAGGGAGATCAACAACTTGTGATCTGTAATGAGGTGAAAATTTATTCCATGGACctggccattggtggggaggcctgcgtgcctcagcgatacagatggctgtactgtaggtgcaaccataatggaggggtatctgttgagaggccagacaaacgtgtggttcctgacaaggggcagcagccttttcagtagttgcaggggcaacagtctggatgattgactgatctggccttgtaacactaaccaaaacagccttgctgtggtggtactgcgaacagctgaaagcaaggggaaactacagccgtaatttttccagagggcatgcagctttactgtatggttaaatgatgatggcgtcctcttgggtaaaatattccggaagtaaaatagtcccccattcgggtcttccagcatggactactcaagaggacgtcgttattaggagaaagaaaactggcgttctatggatcgaaacgtggaatgtcagatcccttaatcgggcaggtaggttagaaaatttaaaaagggaaaatggataggttaaagttagatgtagtgggaattagtgaagtttggtggcaggaggagcaagctTTTTGgtaaggtgagtacagggttataaatacaaaatcaaataggggtaatgcaggagtaggtttaataatgaataaaaaataggaatgcgggtaaactactaccaacagcatagtgaacgcattatcgtggacaagatagacacaaagcccatgcctactacactagtacaagtttatatgccaactagctctgcagatgatgatgaaattgatgaaatgtatgatgagataaaagaaattattcaggtagtgaagggagacgaaactttaatagtcataggtgcctggaattcgagagtaggaaaagggagagaaggaaacatagtgggtgaatatggattgggggagagaaatgaaagaggaagccgtctggtagaattttgctaatTATgcaagatggcggcaagtagtaGTGAAACGGTTTTTAGCTCGTGTAAAAACACTTCTTTAGACGATAAAAAGTGTAGAAAGTGcgcaaaaatgttgaaaactggaATCACATGCAGGGAATGCAACAATTCGTTTCATTTTCGATGTGCTAAAATTGACTCATCAGTGAAAGAAAACAACGAATTTACGACAAGCTGGAACTGCATTCAGTGCTGCCTTAAAAACTCAGGTAAAATTacaaatgcaaaaagttgtgacTGTAAGTGCGAATTCTCAGCATTTGTTGAAGATTTAATACGTGAAATTCAGTGTTTAAAAGCTGAGGTTACATCACTAAATAAAAAGGTGAACGAAATTGATCGGCAGTGCCTGTTGAACGGTAGTAGGCCTAAATCAAAAACAAAGGAATGCTTTCCGACTATTGTAACTCAAAACAGGTATCAGATTCTTGACGAAATACCGATggcggaagttgcagcattaaaatccGTGCAAACTAAAAACAACCgttcaaactgtaaaaaaattgccaGTGATAATTTCAAAAAACGCCAAGTCCCAAACTCATGTATTAATGCTAACCTAGTGAGTGAACATAAACAAATAGTTCAATGTAACGACAGTGAAGTCCGTGAAAGAAATGACAGTGTAATCCATGAAAATGTATGCAAGAAACTATTCCAAAACGGCAGTAGAAGCGAGAAGAACCAGAAGTACAAGAAGGGCCGAATTCTTATATATGGGGACAGTCATGGTCGCGAAATAGCTCAAAACATCGTGAATATCCAAGACGATTTTACAACTGTGGCTCACATTCAACCTGGTGCACCTCTTTCTGCTGTGGTGAAGCCGTGTGTGCAAGATAGTGAATCTTTCTCAGCAAATGATTATGTCGTTATCATCGGTGGTACAAATGATGTGGCTAAAAACCAAGCAAATGACGCTATCAGGCACATGAAAATAACACTCGGTAAGTTGACTGACACGAAAGTAATTGTTGTTAACGTTCCACATAGACATGATCTAATGGACCAATCTATTGTGAACTTGGAAGTGCAAAAGACAAATGTTAGGCTTAatacaatatgtaataaatttcgcAATGTGTCTTTGGTAAACATCAGTAAACTAGAAAGAAACCTGCACACAACTCATGGTATGCACATGAATAAGAGAGGTAAAAAGTTTGTGAGtaaattaattattaatgaaatcaGACGAAACAATACACAAAGCAGTGTAAATAAGTGCATTGCTATGGAATGGCACAACCCACCCAAACAGGACCTACCACACAAACAGCTACTGCTGacaagccagggaaacttgtaagCCCTGCTGGACAGCCTGCTAGCTCTAAATCTCCCTGTATGATCCAGCAGGAGAAACTCAGCCCTAATATCATACAGCGGAACCCTTGTAGTCTTAAAAACAATCAGCCTGGTAGGGTGACACCCCCATCAAGTgttcaacaatccaaactcacattcaaattaattcagcagaactttcaaagtcttagcaataagcacaatgagttggataccattgcagcaattgataacccagatgttttagttataagtggacactggtacacagatgagctaatcagtgtatgtaagccactctccatgatcttttgctctgccttcagtagaaaagagaaacgtggtggtggggtagctatctttgctaccagcagtagtaattatagtgtaatagatgtaagtgctttcagcattgagggaataatagaactagcagcaattaattataagtgg
Protein-coding sequences here:
- the LOC126335369 gene encoding uncharacterized protein LOC126335369 isoform X1, with the protein product MLKTGITCRECNNSFHFRCAKIDSSVKENNEFTTSWNCIQCCLKNSGKITNAKSCDCKCEFSAFVEDLIREIQCLKAEVTSLNKKVNEIDRQCLLNGSRPKSKTKECFPTIVTQNRYQILDEIPMAEVAALKSVQTKNNRSNCKKIASDNFKKRQVPNSCINANLVSEHKQIVQCNDSEVRERNDSVIHENVCKKLFQNGSRSEKNQKYKKGRILIYGDSHGREIAQNIVNIQDDFTTVAHIQPGAPLSAVVKPCVQDSESFSANDYVVIIGGTNDVAKNQANDAIRHMKITLVSEQKNCCLTDDSTTTSGCTSCISHTTTTNRLTSPTSATDQHTNVLAI
- the LOC126335369 gene encoding uncharacterized protein LOC126335369 isoform X2, which produces MLKTGITCRECNNSFHFRCAKIDSSVKENNEFTTSWNCIQCCLKNSGKITNAKSCDCKCEFSAFVEDLIREIQCLKAEVTSLNKKVNEIDRQCLLNGSRPKSKTKECFPTIVTQNRYQILDEIPMAEVAALKSVQTKNNRSNCKKIASDNFKKRQVPNSCINANLVSEHKQIVQCNDSEVRERNDSVIHENVCKKLFQNGSRSEKNQKYKKGRILIYGDSHGREIAQNIVNIQDDFTTVAHIQPGAPLSAVVKPCVQDSESFSANDYVVIIGGTNDVAKNQANDAIRHMKITLVFPF